The nucleotide window TTTTGATCATTTTCTTCTGAAAAAGTCCACATCGACTGCATATGTGGGGTACTTTCATCAAAATGGATTACTGCATATGCACAATGTGCATTTTTACCAAATTTTTTATTTAAGAATTCAAGATTTTCCTTGTAATACTGTTCCCACTTTTCAAGAGAAATCATATATGTCAAATCCACTCCATTTCTAGCTTCAAAATTTCCAGTCTGCACCTGAGATACGACGCTTACCACGTCCTTGCTCCTGCTGTCAACTTCAGTATCAAAATATTGCTGTTCAAGGATAGATAAATCCTTGACAAGAATTTTATTAAATTGTGTCAAATCCTGATTTACATTATTCTTAAACTTCTCCAGTTCACGAAATGCTTCCCTGACTACATTGTTAATGCTGCTCCTGCCTGATCCAGAATTGTATTTCTTAAAATTGTTTATTGCCGAAATCTCAGCCATTTTTATTCCCCCTTTTTATCAAAAAATGTTTCTACATTTTCCAATTTATTTTAATTATAGTTCTTTAGAATTTTTTTTGCAAATCAGAGAATTTCCGATTGTTCAATTCCGAATCGGCCAGTCGCAATGCAAGAGGGCAAATCCCTTTGCAAAGCTCCCCCATTCATTGAAAATGAATGGCTCGCCTGTCATTTTTTTCAAAAATTACTGTCGAGCTCTCAATCGCCGAGAGCTTTCCAGGCAAAAAAATAAGTTCGTAATGCGAGCGTTCCACTTCGCAAAGCCGAATCATTTTTCTGCCATCTTCATCTGAAAAAAATTAGTAAAAACTTCAAAAAATGACCCGTTAAAAAATTTTACAGATTTTACCTAACAAAAAGACGTTTATTTAAATAAAAAAAATTAGACAGCCAAAAACTGAAAAAATGGAAATAAAGTCACAACTATAAAAATATTTTATTTTACAGTCTATCATTTAAATAAAAATAAACCTCCAATTTTATATTTAGAATCGGAGGTTTATTATTTTAAATTTCCTAAACTTTATTGGCAAGCAATTCTTCTGCCAGCTCAATTATTTCTTGTGTTAATTCATTTTCATCAGTATCATAAATAGCTTTTAATTGCATGTTAACATTTTTTATCTTTTCTATTTTTTTTGGATATTTTTCAGTTATTTTTTTAAATTGTACCTTATCTTTTAAACCTGCATACAATGCTTCTAATTTTACTATCATTTCATCATTTTCACTAATTTTTTCTTCTATTTTTTCTCTTAAAGTCTTTTCCTTTTCTTGCTTTGGAACAACTTCGATTATTCTTGTTTTTCTTGCTGGGATTATTTTCTCTGATATTTTTCTTTTTTGAACTTTATTTTGAACTATTAGTTTATTCTCAATGTCTGCAATATTTTCTTTATATTTTTTTTCTGGAGTAAACTTAAATTCGATATATTCTATTTTTCTTCCTTTTTTTATCTTAATAATTTCAAAATTTTTAAAATGATTTTCTAGTTCACTTCTTGATATTTTTAAAACATATTTATCAATATCTGACATTCTATATTTCTCTGGAATATTTAATAACTCTTTAAAATCTTCTATTTTTATTTTCCAAAATCCTGTACTTTTAAATTGTTTTAGCCTTCTATAGATTTCCTTACTATAATTTGATTTTAAATGAATAAATTCTTCAAGTTCAAACTGAGTAAATTTTTTCACTAAATTATTCAATAAATACTTAAAATCTTCATTTACCTTTATAGTAAATGTTTGATCTTCTTTTATTATTCTGTATCGAGTAAATAAAACAAAATTATCAATTACTTCCTTTGTTTCAATTCTAATACTTAAAGTTATCAACTTTTTATAAATTTGCTCCAAATCCTTTACAAATCTAATATTTCCTCTATGCTTATATTTTACCATATTTTTCAATTCTGAAAAATTTAACGTTATCTCATCAATTCCTTTATCTCTAATTTGAGAACAAATTGCCATTAATAAATTTAATTCAATACTATTAAAGTTTTTTAATGATATTGAGTTAAAATGATTATGATACTTCACAACATCATTCATAATAAACCTCCAAAATATTTATTACAATTATTATAACAAATAAAAAGGAGATTGTAAACAAAAACTCCCCTTATATGTTACAAAAACTCCCCTTATATGTTACAAAAACTCCCCTTATATGTTACAAAAACTCCCCTTATATGTTACAAAAACTCCCCTTATATGTTACAAAAACTCCCCCTATATGTTACAAAAACTCCCCTTATTGCATATTCAATCTCTTTATTTACAAGTGTTTGCGGACACCTAAAAGATATAAAATATTTTAAAAGATATAAAAATCTTTTAAAATATTTTATTAAAAGAATTGGTTTTTAAATTTTTCATTGTTACAAAAAGTACCCTTATGATTTTAGCACATTCAAACTTTTAATAACCCATATTCGTAAAATGTCGTTTTTAATACGACAAAAAAGTATTTGAATAAAAATTAAAACATCTAAGTAAGCGTTCACTATTAAAAAAAATTCTAAATTTTCAATATAAACCTTTCTAAGCAACTTTTTCTTCTTATTCAACCTTTCTATGCCAAAAAATTTTTTAACGATAAATTTAACCCCTTTCTGACATTCTCAGATATATTTTAAAAATACGTTGACAAGCTTATCAGAATAAATTTCTAAAATTTCATATTTTTTAATTTTTAAACTATATATCTATCAAATATTAAATCTTCCTTATCCAATATTTTAAAAGACTTTAACTCATAT belongs to Leptotrichia sp. HSP-536 and includes:
- a CDS encoding replication initiation protein; its protein translation is MNDVVKYHNHFNSISLKNFNSIELNLLMAICSQIRDKGIDEITLNFSELKNMVKYKHRGNIRFVKDLEQIYKKLITLSIRIETKEVIDNFVLFTRYRIIKEDQTFTIKVNEDFKYLLNNLVKKFTQFELEEFIHLKSNYSKEIYRRLKQFKSTGFWKIKIEDFKELLNIPEKYRMSDIDKYVLKISRSELENHFKNFEIIKIKKGRKIEYIEFKFTPEKKYKENIADIENKLIVQNKVQKRKISEKIIPARKTRIIEVVPKQEKEKTLREKIEEKISENDEMIVKLEALYAGLKDKVQFKKITEKYPKKIEKIKNVNMQLKAIYDTDENELTQEIIELAEELLANKV